Proteins found in one Takifugu flavidus isolate HTHZ2018 chromosome 7, ASM371156v2, whole genome shotgun sequence genomic segment:
- the tmem59l gene encoding transmembrane protein 59-like, whose translation MLRLGGRMCGLPALVSVLLAGVVASSSSSSSDLFDNQLGDINYCKKQCQLVIKNKSPAKDSVMNACHRGCRLYSICQFVNGNAGFNTSKEECQGACQEAYIKLLEQEACSTGCASQPSEPEIKRRKLRAMTLRPKPPSVMEAVSSWCNDIVSSAQSFISSTWTFYLQADDGKVVVFQSQPEMEYSPPELQAPRSNVADKPWPQVHSHTQRPHGVRGHGERAAGKANGKGKHAVQHAEDAAAEHDFLGCMSRRSGLPRWILAACLFLSIMVMLWLSCASLVTAPEQHIKTQLSINGDKEFLENAHKVNPYHLSPMIAVTVKQSEANQEVGPLPVKVDLNKTCV comes from the exons ATGCTCCGGCTCGGCGGCAGGATGTGCGGGCTGCCGGCCCTCGTCTCGGTGCTTCTGGCCGGGGTCGTggcgtcgtcctcctcctcctcctcggaccTGTTTGACAACCAGCTGGGCGACATCAATTACTGCAAGAAGCAATGCCAGCTCGTCATCAAAAACAAAAGCCCCGCTAAA GACTCAGTAATGAACGCCTGCCACCGCGGCTGTCGCCTCTACTCCATCTGCCAGTTTGTCAACGGCAACGCCGGCTTCAACACCAGCAAGGAGGAATGTCAGGGAG CCTGCCAGGAGGCCTACATCAAGCTTCTGGAGCAGGAGGCCTGCAGCACTGGCTGTGCCAGCCAACCCTCTGAACCTGAGAtcaagaggaggaag CTCCGAGCCATGACTCTCCGCCCCAAGCCCCCCTCCGTGATGGAGGCTGTGTCCAGCTGGTGCAACGACATCGTGAGCTCCGCCCAGagcttcatctcctccacctggaCCTTCTACCTGCAGGCCGACGACGGGAAGGTCGTCGTCTTCCAG aGCCAACCAGAGATGGAGTACTCTCCCCCCGAGCTGCAGGCCCCTCGCTCCAACGTGGCGGACAAACCCTGGCCCCAGGTCCACTCTCACACCCAAAGGCCCCACG GGGTGAGGGGTCACGGAGAGAGGGCGGCAGGTAAGGCAAACGGGAAAGGCAAGCACGCCGTCCAGCACGCAGAGGACGCCGCGGCTGAGCACGACTTCCTCGGCTGCATGTCCAG GCGCTCCGGCCTCCCTCGGTGGATTCTGGCCGCCTGCCTCTTCCTGTCCATCATGGTCATGTTGTGGCTGAGCTGCGCCAGCCTCGTCACTGCCCCGGAGCAGCACATCAAGACACAG CTGAGTATTAATGGAGACAAAGAGTTCCTGGAAAATGCGCACAAGGTCAATCCGTACCACCTGAGCCCCATGATCGCCGTCACCGTCAAACAGTCAGAGGCCAATCAGGAGGTGGGGCCTCTGCCGGTGAAGGTGGACCTCAACAAGACCTGCGTGTAG
- the crlf1b gene encoding cytokine receptor-like factor 1b isoform X2, with translation MASFEVSERVRFDLCVCVCVCVCEGQTVFQQQRHVRTLETRITFLKLKLCVLCSPFFVLCSVFCVLCSEFCVLCSVFCGDQLRIMLFFRFLLLLVLVHVTSSLTHVAEVSPQDPVLRIGSSLTATCTLGPELSHLSSTLYWTLNGETLPGSTYRVLGPHVLSVTVHNLNGSRQQSGDNLVCHSSDGHVLAGACLYVGTPPEKPVNLTCWSRNTKDLSCKWRPGGSGETHIRTNYTLKYKLRWYGTETECENSGTRVQPQPFSCYIPSNLALFTPYQMWVEAANQLGSATSDVLTLDILDVVTTDPPTDVHVSRVGDLEDQLTVRWTSPPDLEDILFQAKYQIRYRLEDSTEWKVVDDVGNQTSCRLAGLRPGTVHFVQVRCNPVGIFGSRKTGIWSDWSHPAAASTPNTVQLQTGPCDLQPGEHNSTLRRELKQFLGWVRKYVSGCGAVSIKLYDEWRAWLHKTHRMRQQTPPDDNS, from the exons ATGGCTTCCTTTGAAGTCTCTGAGAGAGTGAgatttgatttgtgtgtgtgtgtgtgtgtgtgtgtgtgt gaggGGCAAACAGTGTTCCAGCAGCAAAGACACGTGAGGACATTAGAAACCAGGATAACTTTTCTGAAGTTGAAGCTGTGTGTTCTCTGTTCTCCGTTctttgttctgtgttctgtgttctgtgttctgtgttctgagttctgtgttctgtgttctgtgttctgtggGGACCAGCTGAGAATCATGTTATTCTTCAGGTTTCTTCTGCTCCTTGTTTTAGTTCATGTGACCTCGTCTTTGACAC ATGTCGCCGAGGTCTCCCCCCAGGATCCCGTCCTGCGTATCGGCTCCAGCCTCACAGCCACGTGCACGCTCGGCCCTGAGCTCAGCCATCTCTCCAGCACGCTGTACTGGACCCTGAATGGAGAGACCCTGCCCGGCAGCACCTACAGGGTCCTGGGTCCACACGTCCTCAGCGTCACCGTTCACAACCTCAACGGCTCCAGGCAGCAGTCTGGAGACAACCTGGTGTGTCACAGCAGCGACGGACACGTCCTGGCCGGAGCGTGTCTCTACGTgggca caCCGCCTGAGAAACCGGTGAACTTGACGTGTTGGTCCCGCAACACAAAAGATCTGAGCTGCAAGTGGAGACCAGGCGGGTCTGGCGAGACCCACATCAGAACCAACTACACCCTCAAGTACAAGTTGAG GTGGTACGGGACCGAGACGGAGTGTGAGAACAGCGGCACCAGGGTGCAGCCGCAGCCGTTCTCCTGCTACATCCCCAGCAACCTCGCTCTCTTCACCCCGTACCAGATGTGGGTGGAGGCGGCCAATCAGCTGGGCTCCGCCACCTCTGACGTCCTCACCCTGGACATCCTGGACGTGG TCACCACAGACCCTCCCACTGACGTGCACGTGAGCCGCGTGGGCGACTTAGAGGACCAGCTGACCGTCCGTTGGACCAGCCCCCCCGATCTAGAGGACATTCTGTTCCAGGCCAAATATCAGATCCGCTACAGGCTGGAGGACAGCACTGAGTGGAAG GTGGTGGATGATGTCGGTAACCAGACCTCGTGCCGGCTGGCGGGTCTCCGTCCCGGGACTGTCCACTTCGTCCAGGTGAGGTGTAACCCGGTGGGCATCTTCGGCTCCAGAAAGACCGGAATCTGGAGTGACTGGAGCCACCCGGCTGCTGCCTCTACACCCAACACTG ttcAGCTGCAGACTGGCCCATGTGACCTGCAGCCCGGCGAGCACAACTCCACCCTGCGGAGGGAGCTCAAGCAGTTCCTCGGGTGGGTCCGCAAGTACGTGTCGGGCTGCGGCGCCGTGTCCATCAAACTGTACGATGAGTGGAGGGCGTGGCTGCACAAAACCCACCGGATGCGCCAGCAG ACTCCACCAGACGATAATTCATAG
- the crlf1b gene encoding cytokine receptor-like factor 1b isoform X3: MASFEVSERVRFDLCVCVCVCVCEGQTVFQQQRHVRTLETRITFLKLKLCVLCSPFFVLCSVFCVLCSEFCVLCSVFCGDQLRIMLFFRFLLLLVLVHVTSSLTHVAEVSPQDPVLRIGSSLTATCTLGPELSHLSSTLYWTLNGETLPGSTYRVLGPHVLSVTVHNLNGSRQQSGDNLVCHSSDGHVLAGACLYVGTPPEKPVNLTCWSRNTKDLSCKWRPGGSGETHIRTNYTLKYKLRWYGTETECENSGTRVQPQPFSCYIPSNLALFTPYQMWVEAANQLGSATSDVLTLDILDVVTTDPPTDVHVSRVGDLEDQLTVRWTSPPDLEDILFQAKYQIRYRLEDSTEWKVVDDVGNQTSCRLAGLRPGTVHFVQVRCNPVGIFGSRKTGIWSDWSHPAAASTPNTVQLQTGPCDLQPGEHNSTLRRELKQFLGWVRKYVSGCGAVSIKLYDEWRAWLHKTHRMRQQVDSTRR; encoded by the exons ATGGCTTCCTTTGAAGTCTCTGAGAGAGTGAgatttgatttgtgtgtgtgtgtgtgtgtgtgtgtgtgt gaggGGCAAACAGTGTTCCAGCAGCAAAGACACGTGAGGACATTAGAAACCAGGATAACTTTTCTGAAGTTGAAGCTGTGTGTTCTCTGTTCTCCGTTctttgttctgtgttctgtgttctgtgttctgtgttctgagttctgtgttctgtgttctgtgttctgtggGGACCAGCTGAGAATCATGTTATTCTTCAGGTTTCTTCTGCTCCTTGTTTTAGTTCATGTGACCTCGTCTTTGACAC ATGTCGCCGAGGTCTCCCCCCAGGATCCCGTCCTGCGTATCGGCTCCAGCCTCACAGCCACGTGCACGCTCGGCCCTGAGCTCAGCCATCTCTCCAGCACGCTGTACTGGACCCTGAATGGAGAGACCCTGCCCGGCAGCACCTACAGGGTCCTGGGTCCACACGTCCTCAGCGTCACCGTTCACAACCTCAACGGCTCCAGGCAGCAGTCTGGAGACAACCTGGTGTGTCACAGCAGCGACGGACACGTCCTGGCCGGAGCGTGTCTCTACGTgggca caCCGCCTGAGAAACCGGTGAACTTGACGTGTTGGTCCCGCAACACAAAAGATCTGAGCTGCAAGTGGAGACCAGGCGGGTCTGGCGAGACCCACATCAGAACCAACTACACCCTCAAGTACAAGTTGAG GTGGTACGGGACCGAGACGGAGTGTGAGAACAGCGGCACCAGGGTGCAGCCGCAGCCGTTCTCCTGCTACATCCCCAGCAACCTCGCTCTCTTCACCCCGTACCAGATGTGGGTGGAGGCGGCCAATCAGCTGGGCTCCGCCACCTCTGACGTCCTCACCCTGGACATCCTGGACGTGG TCACCACAGACCCTCCCACTGACGTGCACGTGAGCCGCGTGGGCGACTTAGAGGACCAGCTGACCGTCCGTTGGACCAGCCCCCCCGATCTAGAGGACATTCTGTTCCAGGCCAAATATCAGATCCGCTACAGGCTGGAGGACAGCACTGAGTGGAAG GTGGTGGATGATGTCGGTAACCAGACCTCGTGCCGGCTGGCGGGTCTCCGTCCCGGGACTGTCCACTTCGTCCAGGTGAGGTGTAACCCGGTGGGCATCTTCGGCTCCAGAAAGACCGGAATCTGGAGTGACTGGAGCCACCCGGCTGCTGCCTCTACACCCAACACTG ttcAGCTGCAGACTGGCCCATGTGACCTGCAGCCCGGCGAGCACAACTCCACCCTGCGGAGGGAGCTCAAGCAGTTCCTCGGGTGGGTCCGCAAGTACGTGTCGGGCTGCGGCGCCGTGTCCATCAAACTGTACGATGAGTGGAGGGCGTGGCTGCACAAAACCCACCGGATGCGCCAGCAGGTAG ACTCCACCAGACGATAA
- the crlf1b gene encoding cytokine receptor-like factor 1b isoform X1, giving the protein MASFEVSERVRFDLCVCVCVCVCEGQTVFQQQRHVRTLETRITFLKLKLCVLCSPFFVLCSVFCVLCSEFCVLCSVFCGDQLRIMLFFRFLLLLVLVHVTSSLTHVAEVSPQDPVLRIGSSLTATCTLGPELSHLSSTLYWTLNGETLPGSTYRVLGPHVLSVTVHNLNGSRQQSGDNLVCHSSDGHVLAGACLYVGTPPEKPVNLTCWSRNTKDLSCKWRPGGSGETHIRTNYTLKYKLRWYGTETECENSGTRVQPQPFSCYIPSNLALFTPYQMWVEAANQLGSATSDVLTLDILDVVTTDPPTDVHVSRVGDLEDQLTVRWTSPPDLEDILFQAKYQIRYRLEDSTEWKVVDDVGNQTSCRLAGLRPGTVHFVQVRCNPVGIFGSRKTGIWSDWSHPAAASTPNTVQLQTGPCDLQPGEHNSTLRRELKQFLGWVRKYVSGCGAVSIKLYDEWRAWLHKTHRMRQQVGKRLVSLPPLESPTPPSSRHAVRIGFEREEEISLEPTLSLSLIIRLHQTIIHSAAASPQRLFQEHFQKTKNRRFKWVQV; this is encoded by the exons ATGGCTTCCTTTGAAGTCTCTGAGAGAGTGAgatttgatttgtgtgtgtgtgtgtgtgtgtgtgtgtgt gaggGGCAAACAGTGTTCCAGCAGCAAAGACACGTGAGGACATTAGAAACCAGGATAACTTTTCTGAAGTTGAAGCTGTGTGTTCTCTGTTCTCCGTTctttgttctgtgttctgtgttctgtgttctgtgttctgagttctgtgttctgtgttctgtgttctgtggGGACCAGCTGAGAATCATGTTATTCTTCAGGTTTCTTCTGCTCCTTGTTTTAGTTCATGTGACCTCGTCTTTGACAC ATGTCGCCGAGGTCTCCCCCCAGGATCCCGTCCTGCGTATCGGCTCCAGCCTCACAGCCACGTGCACGCTCGGCCCTGAGCTCAGCCATCTCTCCAGCACGCTGTACTGGACCCTGAATGGAGAGACCCTGCCCGGCAGCACCTACAGGGTCCTGGGTCCACACGTCCTCAGCGTCACCGTTCACAACCTCAACGGCTCCAGGCAGCAGTCTGGAGACAACCTGGTGTGTCACAGCAGCGACGGACACGTCCTGGCCGGAGCGTGTCTCTACGTgggca caCCGCCTGAGAAACCGGTGAACTTGACGTGTTGGTCCCGCAACACAAAAGATCTGAGCTGCAAGTGGAGACCAGGCGGGTCTGGCGAGACCCACATCAGAACCAACTACACCCTCAAGTACAAGTTGAG GTGGTACGGGACCGAGACGGAGTGTGAGAACAGCGGCACCAGGGTGCAGCCGCAGCCGTTCTCCTGCTACATCCCCAGCAACCTCGCTCTCTTCACCCCGTACCAGATGTGGGTGGAGGCGGCCAATCAGCTGGGCTCCGCCACCTCTGACGTCCTCACCCTGGACATCCTGGACGTGG TCACCACAGACCCTCCCACTGACGTGCACGTGAGCCGCGTGGGCGACTTAGAGGACCAGCTGACCGTCCGTTGGACCAGCCCCCCCGATCTAGAGGACATTCTGTTCCAGGCCAAATATCAGATCCGCTACAGGCTGGAGGACAGCACTGAGTGGAAG GTGGTGGATGATGTCGGTAACCAGACCTCGTGCCGGCTGGCGGGTCTCCGTCCCGGGACTGTCCACTTCGTCCAGGTGAGGTGTAACCCGGTGGGCATCTTCGGCTCCAGAAAGACCGGAATCTGGAGTGACTGGAGCCACCCGGCTGCTGCCTCTACACCCAACACTG ttcAGCTGCAGACTGGCCCATGTGACCTGCAGCCCGGCGAGCACAACTCCACCCTGCGGAGGGAGCTCAAGCAGTTCCTCGGGTGGGTCCGCAAGTACGTGTCGGGCTGCGGCGCCGTGTCCATCAAACTGTACGATGAGTGGAGGGCGTGGCTGCACAAAACCCACCGGATGCGCCAGCAGGTAGGTAAGCGGCTTGTCTCCCTCCCACCTCTCGAATCTCCGACGCCGCCGTCCTCACGCCACGCAGTCAGGATCGGTTTTGAACGCGAGGAGGAGATTTCTCTGGAGCCGACTCTGTCATTATCCTTGATTATCAG ACTCCACCAGACGATAATTCATAGCGCAGCAGCATCTCCGCAGCGTCTGTTTCaagaacattttcagaaaacaaaaaatcGCCGCTTCAAGTGGGTTCAGGTGTGA
- the crlf1b gene encoding cytokine receptor-like factor 1b isoform X4, with amino-acid sequence MLFFRFLLLLVLVHVTSSLTHVAEVSPQDPVLRIGSSLTATCTLGPELSHLSSTLYWTLNGETLPGSTYRVLGPHVLSVTVHNLNGSRQQSGDNLVCHSSDGHVLAGACLYVGTPPEKPVNLTCWSRNTKDLSCKWRPGGSGETHIRTNYTLKYKLRWYGTETECENSGTRVQPQPFSCYIPSNLALFTPYQMWVEAANQLGSATSDVLTLDILDVVTTDPPTDVHVSRVGDLEDQLTVRWTSPPDLEDILFQAKYQIRYRLEDSTEWKVVDDVGNQTSCRLAGLRPGTVHFVQVRCNPVGIFGSRKTGIWSDWSHPAAASTPNTVQLQTGPCDLQPGEHNSTLRRELKQFLGWVRKYVSGCGAVSIKLYDEWRAWLHKTHRMRQQVGKRLVSLPPLESPTPPSSRHAVRIGFEREEEISLEPTLSLSLIIRLHQTIIHSAAASPQRLFQEHFQKTKNRRFKWVQV; translated from the exons ATGTTATTCTTCAGGTTTCTTCTGCTCCTTGTTTTAGTTCATGTGACCTCGTCTTTGACAC ATGTCGCCGAGGTCTCCCCCCAGGATCCCGTCCTGCGTATCGGCTCCAGCCTCACAGCCACGTGCACGCTCGGCCCTGAGCTCAGCCATCTCTCCAGCACGCTGTACTGGACCCTGAATGGAGAGACCCTGCCCGGCAGCACCTACAGGGTCCTGGGTCCACACGTCCTCAGCGTCACCGTTCACAACCTCAACGGCTCCAGGCAGCAGTCTGGAGACAACCTGGTGTGTCACAGCAGCGACGGACACGTCCTGGCCGGAGCGTGTCTCTACGTgggca caCCGCCTGAGAAACCGGTGAACTTGACGTGTTGGTCCCGCAACACAAAAGATCTGAGCTGCAAGTGGAGACCAGGCGGGTCTGGCGAGACCCACATCAGAACCAACTACACCCTCAAGTACAAGTTGAG GTGGTACGGGACCGAGACGGAGTGTGAGAACAGCGGCACCAGGGTGCAGCCGCAGCCGTTCTCCTGCTACATCCCCAGCAACCTCGCTCTCTTCACCCCGTACCAGATGTGGGTGGAGGCGGCCAATCAGCTGGGCTCCGCCACCTCTGACGTCCTCACCCTGGACATCCTGGACGTGG TCACCACAGACCCTCCCACTGACGTGCACGTGAGCCGCGTGGGCGACTTAGAGGACCAGCTGACCGTCCGTTGGACCAGCCCCCCCGATCTAGAGGACATTCTGTTCCAGGCCAAATATCAGATCCGCTACAGGCTGGAGGACAGCACTGAGTGGAAG GTGGTGGATGATGTCGGTAACCAGACCTCGTGCCGGCTGGCGGGTCTCCGTCCCGGGACTGTCCACTTCGTCCAGGTGAGGTGTAACCCGGTGGGCATCTTCGGCTCCAGAAAGACCGGAATCTGGAGTGACTGGAGCCACCCGGCTGCTGCCTCTACACCCAACACTG ttcAGCTGCAGACTGGCCCATGTGACCTGCAGCCCGGCGAGCACAACTCCACCCTGCGGAGGGAGCTCAAGCAGTTCCTCGGGTGGGTCCGCAAGTACGTGTCGGGCTGCGGCGCCGTGTCCATCAAACTGTACGATGAGTGGAGGGCGTGGCTGCACAAAACCCACCGGATGCGCCAGCAGGTAGGTAAGCGGCTTGTCTCCCTCCCACCTCTCGAATCTCCGACGCCGCCGTCCTCACGCCACGCAGTCAGGATCGGTTTTGAACGCGAGGAGGAGATTTCTCTGGAGCCGACTCTGTCATTATCCTTGATTATCAG ACTCCACCAGACGATAATTCATAGCGCAGCAGCATCTCCGCAGCGTCTGTTTCaagaacattttcagaaaacaaaaaatcGCCGCTTCAAGTGGGTTCAGGTGTGA
- the rex1bd gene encoding required for excision 1-B domain-containing protein isoform X2 — translation MVMTDLKDIIQRFYRLQSERIETYQLFEEGHEAYLRTGPHYDFDHYKQLVHEITQAFCGISKEVLGIKERLHHEFDRPDLSEHLEKLQNKEKQKLELTAMLQLARQQAQDHPEEDEHQERIQEVKQKIIKIKEDLSEIMQDFKFDCEE, via the exons ATG GTTATGACAGACCTTAAAGACATTATTCAACGGTTTTATCGTCTTCAGTCCGAGCGAATAGAGACATATCAGCTTTTTGAAGA GGGACATGAGGCATATTTGAGGACAGGGCCCCATTATGATTTTGACCACTACAAGCAGCTAGTTCACGAGATAACGCAGGCCTTTTGTGGCATCTCTAAAGAAGTGCTGGGGATCAAGGAGAGGCTGCACCATGAGTTTGACAGGCCGGATCTTTCTGAGCAtctggaaaagctgcagaacaaGGAGAAGCAGAAACTTGAACTG ACAGCTATGCTGCAGCTGGCCAGGCAGCAGGCCCAGGATCACCCAGAGGAGGACGAACATCAAGAGAGGATCCAGGAAGTCAAGCAGAA GATCATCAAGATCAAAGAAGATCTGAGTGAGATCATGCAGGACTTTAAATTTGATTGCGAAGAGTGA
- the rex1bd gene encoding required for excision 1-B domain-containing protein isoform X1, with amino-acid sequence MSHVMTDLKDIIQRFYRLQSERIETYQLFEEGHEAYLRTGPHYDFDHYKQLVHEITQAFCGISKEVLGIKERLHHEFDRPDLSEHLEKLQNKEKQKLELTAMLQLARQQAQDHPEEDEHQERIQEVKQKIIKIKEDLSEIMQDFKFDCEE; translated from the exons ATGTCACAT GTTATGACAGACCTTAAAGACATTATTCAACGGTTTTATCGTCTTCAGTCCGAGCGAATAGAGACATATCAGCTTTTTGAAGA GGGACATGAGGCATATTTGAGGACAGGGCCCCATTATGATTTTGACCACTACAAGCAGCTAGTTCACGAGATAACGCAGGCCTTTTGTGGCATCTCTAAAGAAGTGCTGGGGATCAAGGAGAGGCTGCACCATGAGTTTGACAGGCCGGATCTTTCTGAGCAtctggaaaagctgcagaacaaGGAGAAGCAGAAACTTGAACTG ACAGCTATGCTGCAGCTGGCCAGGCAGCAGGCCCAGGATCACCCAGAGGAGGACGAACATCAAGAGAGGATCCAGGAAGTCAAGCAGAA GATCATCAAGATCAAAGAAGATCTGAGTGAGATCATGCAGGACTTTAAATTTGATTGCGAAGAGTGA
- the rex1bd gene encoding required for excision 1-B domain-containing protein isoform X3 has translation MTDLKDIIQRFYRLQSERIETYQLFEEGHEAYLRTGPHYDFDHYKQLVHEITQAFCGISKEVLGIKERLHHEFDRPDLSEHLEKLQNKEKQKLELTAMLQLARQQAQDHPEEDEHQERIQEVKQKIIKIKEDLSEIMQDFKFDCEE, from the exons ATGACAGACCTTAAAGACATTATTCAACGGTTTTATCGTCTTCAGTCCGAGCGAATAGAGACATATCAGCTTTTTGAAGA GGGACATGAGGCATATTTGAGGACAGGGCCCCATTATGATTTTGACCACTACAAGCAGCTAGTTCACGAGATAACGCAGGCCTTTTGTGGCATCTCTAAAGAAGTGCTGGGGATCAAGGAGAGGCTGCACCATGAGTTTGACAGGCCGGATCTTTCTGAGCAtctggaaaagctgcagaacaaGGAGAAGCAGAAACTTGAACTG ACAGCTATGCTGCAGCTGGCCAGGCAGCAGGCCCAGGATCACCCAGAGGAGGACGAACATCAAGAGAGGATCCAGGAAGTCAAGCAGAA GATCATCAAGATCAAAGAAGATCTGAGTGAGATCATGCAGGACTTTAAATTTGATTGCGAAGAGTGA
- the fam78bb gene encoding protein FAM78B, which translates to MHGLVVLVLVEYRSAALLPRNVRLSWLLLSITFTCTTMGCIQSIACNKSRVKRENIVVYDLSATIDHCPTLIEENSPIVLRYKTPYFKASARVVMPPIPRNETWVVGWIQACTQMEFYNTYGDVGMSSWELPQLREGLVRAISDSDGVSYPWYGNTTETVTVVGPTSKPSRFVVSMNDNFYPSVTWAVPVSESNTPLLTNIKRDQSFTTWLVALNTTSKEKILLHTIKWRMRVDIVVDPTLPLGSRARLVGRMHQDQPRVLTRMEPIPANAMGRPNANDAQVLMWRPRRGPPLVVIPPK; encoded by the exons ATGCACGGCCTCGTAGTGTTGGTTCTGGTCGAGTACCGGTCAGCCGCGCTGCTCCCCCGGAACGTCAGGTTGTCGTGGCTGCTCCTATCAATCACCTTCACCTGCACGACCATGGGCTGCATCCAGAGCATCGCCTGCAACAAATCGCGCGTCAAAAGGGAGAACATCGTGGTGTACGACCTCTCTGCCACCATAGACCACTGCCCGACCCTCATCGAGGAGAATTCGCCCATCGTGCTTCGATACAAGACCCCGTATTTTAAAGCCTCGGCCCGTGTTGTCATGCCTCCTATTCCGCGCAACGAGACGTGGGTGGTGGGCTGGATCCAGGCGTGCACGCAGATGGAGTTCTACAACACCTATGGGGACGTCGGCAT GTCGAGCTGGGAGCTGCCACAGCTGAGGGAGGGTCTGGTGAGGGCCATCAGCGACTCGGACGGCGTGAGCTACCCCTGGTACGGAAACACCACCGAGACTGTCACCGTTGTGGGTCCAACCTCCAAACCGTCCCGCTTCGTCGTCAGCATGAATGACAACTTTTACCCCAGCGTCACCTGGGCTGTGCCGGTCAGCGAATCGAACACGCCTCTACTGACAAACATCAAAAGGGACCAGAGCTTCACCACCTGGCTGGTGGCGCTCAACACCACCTCCAAGGAGAAGATTCTGCTCCACACCATCAAGTGGAGGATGAGAGTGGACATCGTGGTCGACCCAACGCTGCCTCTGGGTTCCAGGGCCAGGCTGGTGGGACGGATGCATCAGGACCAGCCGCGGGTGCTGACCCGCATGGAACCTATCCCTGCTAACGCCATGGGGAGGCCCAACGCCAACGATGCCCAGGTCCTGATGTGGAGGCCAAGGAGAGGGCCTCCGCTGGTGGTCATACCCCCCAAGTAG